In Blastopirellula sediminis, the following proteins share a genomic window:
- a CDS encoding DUF1559 domain-containing protein — protein MVSRMGRQAGFTLVELLVVIAIIGVLIALLLPAVQQAREAARKMQCTNNLKQIGLALHNYHDVNGRFPPGYFVGLDDSDPDDNPLRYCWFQTILPFVEQTALSDSVQTDIKAGRVPWEFAQRATVVNGFMCPSDPANPKVGSIRGFHGNYVVAHGGGQSLKARDNERNANGMFYVASRTRIADVIDGTSNVAMVGEIVLVPDDVDRRGAYYMIGWRTANATLALRDTPNSAAPDAGNFSALVDYLPHAPAVDSNEWLRMNARSYHPGGVLVGRADASVSFVGDTVDLTTWNRFGNRNDGQVLGEL, from the coding sequence ATGGTTTCGCGGATGGGGCGTCAGGCTGGGTTTACCCTAGTCGAACTTCTGGTGGTGATTGCGATTATCGGCGTGTTGATCGCGCTGTTGTTGCCGGCGGTGCAGCAGGCCCGCGAAGCGGCTCGCAAGATGCAGTGCACGAACAACCTGAAACAGATCGGTTTGGCGCTGCATAACTATCACGACGTCAACGGTCGTTTTCCGCCGGGATATTTCGTCGGGCTCGACGACTCGGACCCGGACGACAATCCGCTCCGCTATTGCTGGTTCCAAACGATCTTGCCGTTCGTCGAACAGACCGCCCTCTCCGATTCGGTTCAAACCGACATCAAGGCGGGCCGAGTTCCGTGGGAATTCGCCCAACGGGCGACGGTCGTCAACGGCTTTATGTGTCCGTCCGATCCGGCGAATCCGAAGGTTGGTTCAATCCGCGGTTTTCATGGCAATTACGTCGTCGCGCACGGGGGCGGTCAAAGTTTGAAGGCCCGCGATAACGAACGTAACGCCAACGGCATGTTCTACGTCGCTTCGCGGACGCGAATCGCCGACGTGATCGACGGGACGAGCAATGTTGCGATGGTCGGCGAGATCGTGCTGGTTCCCGACGACGTCGATCGTCGCGGCGCCTACTACATGATCGGCTGGCGAACCGCCAACGCGACGCTCGCGCTGCGCGACACGCCGAACAGCGCTGCGCCGGACGCCGGTAATTTCTCAGCGCTGGTCGACTACCTGCCGCACGCTCCGGCGGTCGACTCGAACGAATGGTTGCGAATGAACGCTCGCAGTTATCATCCCGGCGGCGTGCTGGTTGGCCGGGCCGACGCGTCGGTCAGCTTTGTCGGCGACACGGTCGATCTGACGACCTGGAATCGCTTTGGCAATCGTAATGACGGCCAGGTGCTCGGCGAACTGTAA
- a CDS encoding serine hydroxymethyltransferase, with product MNFIKQNDPAVWEAIAHEQRRQAEGLELIASENYTSAAIQQAAGSVLTNKYAEGYPGRRYYGGCEFVDVVEQLAIDRAKELFGAEHANVQPHAGSQANFAVYLTAVEPGDTILGLDLAHGGHLTHGMKLNVSGQLYNFISYGVDRETQRLDFDQIAKLAREHKPKLIVAGASAYPREIPHVKFAEIAAEVGAKLFVDMAHYAGLVAGGVHNSPVPYADFVTTTTHKTLRGPRSGLILCKEEHAKLINRNVFPGTQGGPLMHIVAAKAICFGEALQPSFKDYALQVVANAKALAETLMSGGVRLMTGGTDNHLMLMDVTSIGTTGAIAEAVLDHCGITVNKNMIPFDERKPMDPSGIRVGSPALTTRGMKEAEMKQVGEWILKALKSPEDDKTHAAIRAEVLELCKNFAVPAAPVEMS from the coding sequence ATGAATTTCATTAAGCAGAATGACCCCGCGGTTTGGGAAGCGATCGCTCACGAGCAGCGCCGCCAGGCGGAAGGGCTCGAACTGATCGCGTCGGAAAACTACACCAGCGCCGCCATCCAACAGGCCGCCGGATCGGTTCTGACCAACAAGTACGCCGAAGGTTACCCGGGCCGTCGCTATTACGGCGGTTGCGAATTTGTCGACGTCGTCGAACAACTCGCGATTGACCGCGCCAAAGAGCTGTTCGGCGCCGAACACGCCAACGTTCAGCCGCACGCCGGTTCGCAGGCCAACTTCGCCGTCTATCTGACCGCGGTTGAGCCGGGCGACACGATCCTCGGCTTGGACCTCGCCCACGGCGGTCACTTGACCCACGGGATGAAGCTGAACGTTTCAGGGCAGCTCTACAACTTCATCAGCTACGGCGTTGATCGCGAAACGCAGCGTCTCGACTTCGATCAGATCGCCAAGCTGGCGCGTGAGCACAAGCCGAAGCTGATCGTCGCCGGCGCGAGCGCCTACCCGCGTGAAATCCCGCACGTGAAGTTCGCCGAAATCGCCGCGGAAGTTGGCGCCAAGTTGTTCGTCGACATGGCCCACTACGCTGGTCTGGTCGCTGGCGGCGTCCACAACAGCCCGGTGCCGTACGCCGACTTCGTCACCACGACGACCCACAAGACCTTGCGTGGTCCCCGCAGCGGTTTGATCCTCTGCAAGGAAGAGCACGCCAAGCTGATCAATCGGAACGTCTTCCCCGGCACGCAGGGCGGTCCGCTGATGCACATTGTCGCGGCGAAGGCGATCTGCTTCGGCGAAGCGCTGCAGCCGTCGTTCAAGGACTACGCCCTGCAAGTGGTCGCCAACGCCAAGGCGCTGGCCGAAACCTTGATGAGCGGCGGCGTTCGCTTGATGACCGGCGGTACCGACAACCACTTGATGCTGATGGACGTCACCTCGATCGGCACGACCGGCGCCATCGCCGAAGCGGTGCTCGATCACTGCGGCATCACCGTCAACAAGAACATGATTCCGTTCGACGAACGCAAACCGATGGACCCGAGCGGCATCCGCGTCGGTTCGCCGGCCCTGACGACCCGCGGCATGAAGGAAGCCGAAATGAAGCAGGTCGGCGAGTGGATCCTGAAGGCGCTGAAGTCGCCGGAAGACGACAAGACCCACGCCGCGATCCGCGCCGAAGTGCTGGAGCTCTGCAAGAACTTCGCTGTTCCGGCCGCTCCGGTTGAGATGAGCTAA
- a CDS encoding arylsulfatase B, protein MLARPFAVVLLLLIGANVAFAADAPRPNIIFLLADDLGGADVSWRGSPIKTPQLDALANSGAKLEQFYVQPVCSPTRSALMTGRYPIRYGLQVGVIRPWADYGMPLEERTLAEALHDAGYETAIVGKWHLGHLSRDYLPTERGFDHQYGHYNGALDYFTHDRDGGHDWHKDDQVNRDEGYATHLIAKEAVRLIQDRDKKKPLFLYVPFNAVHSPLQVPDSYTEPYGDMKQRRKAYAGMVAALDEAVGQIVDEVKRQGMLDDTLFIFSSDNGGPEPGKLTDNGALRGGKHELYEGGVRVCAFASWKGKIAPGTVVDQPMHIVDWYPTLIELAGGSLEQAKPLDGKNIWPTITAGEPSPHDLIVCNITPTEGAIRVGDWKLVVHNIGKPKEKVELFNLSQDLGEQKNLAKTNVKKLEQLRAKFDQLAAAAAPAKNAGPQPKDYQAPAIWGEAK, encoded by the coding sequence ATGCTCGCTCGTCCTTTCGCCGTCGTCCTGTTGCTGTTGATTGGCGCCAACGTCGCATTCGCCGCCGACGCTCCTCGCCCCAACATCATCTTTCTTTTGGCCGATGACCTGGGCGGGGCCGACGTCAGTTGGCGTGGTAGTCCGATCAAGACGCCGCAGTTGGACGCGCTCGCCAACAGCGGCGCCAAGCTCGAGCAGTTTTATGTGCAGCCGGTTTGCTCGCCGACGCGTTCGGCGCTGATGACGGGGCGCTATCCGATTCGGTATGGCCTGCAGGTCGGCGTGATTCGTCCTTGGGCCGACTATGGAATGCCGCTCGAAGAACGGACGCTCGCCGAAGCGTTGCATGACGCCGGTTACGAAACGGCGATCGTCGGCAAATGGCATCTGGGGCATCTCAGCCGCGACTACCTGCCGACCGAGCGCGGGTTCGATCATCAATATGGTCACTACAACGGCGCGCTCGACTACTTCACCCACGATCGGGACGGGGGCCATGATTGGCACAAAGACGACCAGGTCAATCGAGACGAAGGGTACGCGACGCATCTGATTGCGAAGGAAGCGGTTCGCCTGATTCAAGATCGCGACAAGAAGAAGCCGCTCTTTCTTTACGTGCCGTTTAATGCGGTCCACTCGCCGCTGCAAGTTCCGGATAGCTACACCGAACCGTATGGCGACATGAAGCAGCGACGGAAGGCGTACGCCGGGATGGTCGCCGCTTTGGATGAAGCAGTGGGCCAGATCGTCGACGAAGTGAAGCGGCAAGGGATGCTCGACGATACCCTCTTCATCTTTAGCAGCGACAACGGCGGACCAGAGCCAGGGAAGCTGACCGACAATGGAGCGCTGCGAGGCGGCAAGCATGAACTGTATGAAGGGGGCGTCCGCGTCTGTGCGTTCGCATCCTGGAAAGGAAAGATCGCGCCGGGAACGGTGGTCGATCAACCGATGCATATCGTCGATTGGTACCCGACCTTGATCGAACTAGCCGGCGGTTCGCTCGAGCAGGCAAAACCGCTCGACGGGAAGAACATCTGGCCGACGATCACCGCCGGCGAACCTTCGCCCCATGACCTGATCGTCTGCAACATCACGCCGACCGAAGGGGCGATTCGTGTGGGAGACTGGAAGTTGGTCGTCCACAACATCGGCAAGCCGAAGGAAAAGGTGGAGCTGTTTAACTTGAGCCAGGACCTGGGAGAGCAGAAAAACCTGGCGAAGACCAACGTGAAAAAGCTGGAGCAGTTGCGAGCCAAGTTCGACCAGCTGGCCGCCGCTGCGGCTCCGGCCAAAAACGCCGGTCCGCAGCCGAAAGACTACCAGGCGCCGGCCATCTGGGGCGAAGCGAAGTAA
- a CDS encoding c-type cytochrome domain-containing protein — MYLRILFAVLLSQTLLAAAQAQEIVNFARDVQPILEARCIECHGPDKAKNDFRVDEEDSMTSYVEAGDVESSSLWTDYLVTDDPDMKMPPPSPSHPDGLSAAELATIKLWIEEGAKYDWKTAAPVAPTPVAATAAQSTMEKLFLLHGMFHPASTHFPIALLSMSMVFLALSFIFGKPLESAAFHCLWVGALTAIPACVMGWAYAAHEGYGNPFSLNFMDSGIDRHRWLGVAVTVFALVMIPVAYSAYKQEGNFRKKMIWFIGCCLVAMATGAVGFQGGELVYGEGHYLKEYDRMFPAAQPTAETEQTAAAANTVAKQD; from the coding sequence ATGTATCTTCGCATCCTGTTCGCCGTTCTGCTTAGCCAGACCCTGTTGGCCGCCGCCCAGGCCCAAGAGATCGTGAACTTTGCGCGCGACGTCCAGCCGATTCTGGAGGCGCGCTGCATCGAGTGCCACGGCCCCGACAAGGCGAAGAACGACTTCCGCGTCGATGAAGAAGATTCCATGACCTCGTACGTCGAAGCCGGAGACGTCGAGTCGAGCTCCCTCTGGACCGACTACCTGGTGACCGACGACCCCGACATGAAGATGCCGCCCCCCTCTCCGTCCCATCCTGACGGCTTGTCGGCCGCCGAATTGGCGACGATCAAGCTGTGGATCGAAGAAGGGGCGAAGTATGATTGGAAGACCGCAGCCCCTGTCGCTCCGACACCGGTTGCGGCGACGGCGGCCCAAAGCACGATGGAAAAGCTCTTCCTGCTGCACGGCATGTTCCACCCCGCTTCGACCCACTTTCCGATCGCGCTGCTGTCGATGTCGATGGTCTTTTTGGCGCTGTCGTTCATCTTCGGCAAGCCGCTTGAATCGGCGGCGTTCCATTGCCTCTGGGTCGGAGCGCTGACCGCGATTCCGGCCTGCGTCATGGGTTGGGCCTACGCCGCACATGAAGGGTACGGCAATCCGTTCTCGCTCAACTTCATGGACAGCGGCATCGACCGCCATCGCTGGCTCGGCGTCGCCGTCACGGTCTTCGCCCTGGTGATGATTCCGGTCGCGTACTCCGCCTACAAGCAGGAAGGGAATTTCCGCAAGAAGATGATCTGGTTCATCGGTTGCTGCCTGGTCGCGATGGCGACCGGCGCGGTCGGTTTCCAAGGGGGCGAATTGGTCTACGGCGAAGGGCACTACCTGAAAGAGTACGATCGCATGTTCCCCGCCGCACAGCCGACCGCCGAAACGGAACAAACCGCCGCCGCAGCGAATACGGTCGCCAAGCAGGACTAG
- a CDS encoding transglutaminase-like domain-containing protein — MVKCNFLAISFCALVLLTSVNPLLSADSSTHWWNADVDKALASAGENRAELQQALEQVPAEQRKGMAFLIANMPDQDLRELPSSFLLTNCRLAYETRSAAPWGKSIPEGVFLNDVLPYANLDEERDDWRLRLHALSMPIIQGCKTPSTAALKLNKELFPQLEVKYSTSRRAPNQGPAETMESGVASCTGLSILLVDACRAVGIPARVVGTPLWTDKRGNHTWVEIWDDGWHFTGACEAGDANSLDEGWFVGDAAKAQEDVAEHAIYAASFQKTQTPFPMVWADKNNSVSAVNVTRSYAPKQPVESKTAKLWVRVVRSPRERAAVPVEIRVPDGKEPLRTGISKDETADLNDYLEFDLPPGREFAILVAGTRRVIKSPAAGASLLIEIQLPTDSK; from the coding sequence ATGGTGAAATGTAATTTCTTGGCGATCAGTTTCTGCGCGCTAGTGCTACTGACGAGCGTCAATCCGCTGCTATCCGCCGACAGTTCAACGCACTGGTGGAATGCCGACGTCGACAAGGCGCTAGCCAGCGCCGGAGAGAATCGTGCCGAGCTTCAGCAGGCGCTGGAGCAAGTCCCCGCCGAGCAGCGCAAGGGGATGGCGTTTCTGATTGCCAACATGCCGGACCAAGATCTTCGCGAACTGCCGAGCAGCTTCCTGCTGACGAACTGCCGCTTGGCCTATGAAACGCGAAGCGCCGCTCCCTGGGGCAAATCGATTCCGGAGGGTGTCTTTCTGAATGACGTTCTCCCCTACGCCAACTTGGATGAAGAGCGCGACGATTGGCGACTTCGCTTGCACGCGCTCAGCATGCCGATCATTCAAGGTTGCAAAACTCCCTCTACGGCGGCGCTGAAGTTGAACAAAGAGTTGTTTCCGCAACTCGAAGTGAAATACTCAACCTCTCGACGCGCTCCCAACCAGGGGCCGGCCGAAACGATGGAAAGCGGCGTCGCCTCGTGCACCGGGTTGTCGATCCTGCTGGTCGACGCTTGTCGTGCGGTCGGGATTCCGGCCCGCGTCGTCGGCACTCCGCTGTGGACCGACAAACGGGGCAATCATACCTGGGTCGAGATCTGGGACGACGGTTGGCACTTTACCGGCGCTTGCGAAGCAGGCGACGCCAACAGCTTGGACGAGGGCTGGTTCGTCGGCGATGCGGCGAAGGCGCAAGAGGATGTCGCCGAGCATGCGATCTATGCGGCCAGCTTTCAGAAAACGCAAACCCCTTTCCCCATGGTGTGGGCCGACAAAAACAACAGCGTGTCAGCCGTCAACGTGACGCGCAGCTACGCTCCCAAGCAACCGGTCGAATCCAAGACCGCGAAACTTTGGGTCCGAGTGGTTCGATCGCCGCGCGAACGAGCCGCCGTGCCGGTCGAGATTCGCGTTCCTGACGGCAAAGAACCGCTGCGAACAGGGATTTCCAAAGACGAAACCGCCGACCTGAACGACTATCTCGAATTTGATCTCCCGCCTGGGCGAGAGTTCGCCATTCTCGTCGCAGGAACGCGACGCGTCATCAAGTCGCCGGCCGCCGGCGCAAGCTTGCTGATTGAGATTCAGTTGCCGACCGATTCGAAGTAG
- a CDS encoding dienelactone hydrolase family protein, with protein MPSRSWIALTCVAFALAAVGTNVAAETSAEAVAALEKRLKPSLESLAALKTESFAESPLSKRDAAVARKLIWNAYAEAVRKERTQEIQDKVIKDGDLEMRFDLKTFGKKPRSGHSLWISLHGGGGAPAAMNDQQWENQKRLYSLEEGVYVAPRAPTNTWNLWHEPHIDRMFNRLIADLIVTHDVDPNRVYLLGYSAGGDGVYQLAPRMADRWAAASMMAGHPNGVSLLSLRNTPFAIHMGGNDAAYNRNKVAAEYGQKLDALQKQDPDGYVHEVQIYEGKGHWMDRLDGQALPWMAQRTRNPLPTRVVWNQTGTPHQQSYWLAVPSGAEKVGSLVVADRQGQTIEITQAENVPNLLVRLDDRMVDLDQPIEVKQGSQTIYQGVASRTIGTMLRTLLDYGDPELTFDAEVSVQLAN; from the coding sequence ATGCCATCTCGAAGTTGGATTGCTCTCACGTGCGTCGCTTTCGCTTTGGCCGCAGTTGGCACAAACGTCGCTGCGGAAACGTCGGCGGAAGCGGTCGCCGCGCTCGAGAAGCGATTGAAGCCTTCCTTAGAGTCGCTCGCCGCCTTAAAGACCGAAAGCTTCGCCGAATCGCCGCTCTCCAAGCGCGACGCCGCCGTCGCTCGCAAGCTAATCTGGAACGCGTATGCGGAAGCGGTTCGCAAAGAACGAACCCAGGAGATCCAGGACAAAGTCATCAAAGACGGCGACTTGGAAATGCGTTTCGATCTGAAGACCTTCGGTAAGAAACCTCGCTCCGGTCATAGTCTCTGGATTTCGCTGCACGGCGGCGGTGGAGCTCCCGCGGCGATGAATGACCAGCAATGGGAAAACCAAAAGCGGCTCTATTCGCTGGAAGAGGGCGTTTACGTCGCCCCTCGTGCCCCGACCAATACTTGGAACCTGTGGCACGAACCGCACATCGACCGGATGTTCAATCGCCTGATCGCAGACCTAATCGTGACGCACGACGTCGATCCCAATCGGGTCTACCTCCTGGGTTACTCGGCTGGCGGCGACGGCGTTTATCAACTGGCGCCGCGGATGGCCGATCGCTGGGCGGCCGCTTCGATGATGGCCGGGCACCCCAACGGAGTCTCGCTCCTCTCGCTGCGCAACACGCCGTTCGCAATTCACATGGGAGGAAACGACGCCGCCTACAATCGCAACAAGGTGGCGGCGGAGTATGGCCAGAAGCTGGACGCGTTGCAAAAGCAAGATCCCGATGGGTATGTCCATGAAGTCCAGATCTACGAAGGGAAGGGGCACTGGATGGATCGCCTCGACGGTCAAGCGTTGCCCTGGATGGCGCAGCGTACCCGCAATCCGCTTCCCACGCGGGTCGTCTGGAATCAAACCGGAACGCCGCATCAACAATCGTATTGGCTCGCCGTTCCGAGCGGCGCCGAAAAAGTCGGCAGCCTGGTCGTCGCCGATCGCCAAGGCCAGACGATTGAAATCACCCAAGCGGAGAACGTCCCGAATCTTCTGGTCCGTTTGGACGACCGGATGGTCGATCTCGATCAGCCGATCGAAGTCAAACAGGGATCGCAGACGATTTACCAAGGGGTCGCTTCACGAACGATCGGCACGATGCTGCGCACGCTGCTCGACTACGGCGATCCAGAACTGACGTTCGACGCCGAAGTCAGCGTTCAACTCGCCAACTAG
- a CDS encoding carbohydrate-binding family 9-like protein, which translates to MNILKSLVTRTAIAVVAPLTLSFATIALAESPFTLTPRGYVVYRAAAAPKIDGKLSDDEWGKVPWSEPFVDIEGADHPAPTHQTRMKMTWDDEALYIAAELVEPNVWGTLTEHDSVIFYDPDFEVFIDPDGDNHMYAELELNALNTTWDLLLNKPYKDGGKAVNGWEIMGLKTAVAINGTINDPSDVDQGWTVEISWPWKGLQELSTAKFPPQDGDRLRIDFSRVEWDVVTKAGKTEKVPNRPEHNWVWSPQGVINMHRPETWGEALFSTQNVGAVTFKQDPARPYKTLLHNVYYAQKAYHEQHDAYAADLSQLDLHVDGLKQVTLHATPHAFTASIKTPESAGGKSWVIDQDSLLLTPEPRR; encoded by the coding sequence ATGAACATTTTGAAGTCGCTGGTTACGCGGACGGCGATCGCCGTGGTCGCTCCCCTTACTCTTTCCTTCGCGACGATCGCGCTGGCCGAGTCGCCGTTCACGCTGACTCCGCGGGGCTATGTCGTCTACCGAGCCGCCGCGGCGCCCAAGATTGACGGCAAGCTGAGCGACGACGAATGGGGCAAGGTTCCGTGGAGCGAACCGTTTGTCGATATCGAAGGCGCCGACCATCCGGCCCCAACGCACCAGACGCGGATGAAGATGACGTGGGACGACGAGGCGCTCTACATCGCCGCGGAACTTGTCGAGCCGAACGTCTGGGGGACGTTGACCGAACATGACTCGGTGATCTTTTACGATCCGGACTTTGAAGTCTTCATCGATCCGGACGGCGATAACCACATGTACGCCGAGCTGGAGCTGAACGCGCTGAACACGACGTGGGATCTGCTGCTGAACAAACCGTACAAAGATGGCGGCAAGGCGGTGAACGGTTGGGAGATCATGGGCCTCAAGACCGCCGTCGCGATCAACGGCACGATCAACGATCCAAGCGACGTCGACCAAGGGTGGACGGTAGAAATCTCCTGGCCGTGGAAGGGACTGCAAGAGTTGTCGACCGCGAAGTTTCCGCCGCAGGATGGAGACCGACTGCGTATCGATTTCTCGCGAGTCGAATGGGACGTCGTTACCAAAGCGGGAAAGACGGAAAAGGTCCCTAATCGCCCCGAGCACAACTGGGTCTGGTCGCCCCAAGGGGTCATCAACATGCACCGTCCCGAGACCTGGGGCGAAGCGCTCTTTAGCACCCAAAACGTCGGCGCCGTCACGTTCAAGCAAGACCCGGCCCGCCCTTACAAGACGCTGCTCCATAACGTTTACTACGCTCAAAAGGCGTACCACGAACAGCATGACGCTTACGCCGCCGATCTATCGCAGCTCGATCTCCACGTCGACGGCCTGAAGCAAGTGACGCTACACGCGACGCCCCATGCGTTCACCGCTTCGATCAAAACGCCGGAATCGGCAGGCGGAAAGAGCTGGGTGATTGACCAGGATTCGCTTCTTTTAACGCCGGAACCGCGGCGCTAG
- a CDS encoding DNA-methyltransferase yields MSRKDSPSKSGKLSPPPLDSIECGDATQVIAAWPDEFIDAVVTSPPYFQQRDYSGDEQIGLEKTPAEYIERLVALFAQVQRTLKESGSLWVVLGDKYVNGELLGMPWRFALAMKDAGWILRSDVIWQKPNAMPSSVKTRPTTDHEYVFFFSKSKEYYYDADAIREPHVTFSEKSQMKGGRRHFHQRGSTPEAGKNGGSSNLHDGRWDQAFHPQGRNKRTVWSIPLSKFREAHFAVFPEKLVETCLLATCPPEGIALDPFMGSGTVGVVARKLGRHYLGVDQSPEYCEMARRRLAKMTERVLF; encoded by the coding sequence ATGTCGCGAAAGGACTCGCCCTCCAAATCGGGGAAGCTCTCCCCTCCCCCGCTCGACTCGATTGAGTGCGGCGATGCGACGCAGGTCATCGCCGCGTGGCCCGACGAATTCATCGACGCGGTCGTCACGAGTCCCCCCTACTTCCAGCAGCGCGACTACTCCGGCGACGAGCAGATCGGTCTGGAGAAAACGCCGGCTGAGTATATCGAGCGTCTGGTCGCCCTCTTCGCTCAAGTGCAACGAACGCTGAAGGAGAGCGGTTCCCTTTGGGTGGTGCTGGGGGACAAATACGTCAATGGCGAGCTGCTCGGCATGCCGTGGCGATTCGCCTTGGCGATGAAGGACGCCGGCTGGATCTTGCGGAGCGACGTCATCTGGCAAAAGCCGAACGCGATGCCGTCGAGCGTGAAGACACGCCCCACCACCGATCACGAGTACGTCTTCTTCTTCAGCAAGAGCAAAGAGTACTACTACGACGCCGACGCGATCCGCGAGCCGCACGTCACCTTCAGCGAAAAGAGCCAGATGAAGGGAGGCCGCCGCCACTTCCATCAGCGCGGCAGCACGCCGGAGGCAGGCAAAAACGGCGGCTCCTCAAACCTGCACGACGGCCGCTGGGATCAAGCGTTCCATCCCCAAGGACGCAACAAACGAACCGTCTGGTCGATCCCCCTCTCCAAATTCCGCGAAGCCCACTTCGCCGTCTTCCCGGAGAAACTGGTCGAAACCTGTTTGCTCGCGACCTGTCCGCCGGAAGGAATCGCGCTTGATCCCTTCATGGGAAGCGGAACGGTCGGCGTCGTGGCCCGCAAGCTGGGACGACACTATCTGGGCGTCGATCAATCGCCCGAGTATTGCGAGATGGCGCGGCGGCGACTGGCGAAGATGACGGAGCGCGTGCTGTTCTAG
- the argS gene encoding arginine--tRNA ligase has product MNILQVLRGRFDAVLSPLVDETAPLLEMIRPTNDPKFGDYQANCAMPLGKKLGKNPREIAAEIVEKIDLSDMCEPLEIAGPGFINIKLKDAWIEAQLAAAVTDERIGVPLVEAPKKYVLDFSSPNVAKPMHVGHIRSTVIGDSLAKTLRFLGHEVITDNHLGDWGTQFGMIIYGFKHFRNNEAYHESPVAELSRLYREVRKIIDYIDGQKSLPARKSKLMEMAAEIEERKAMPPTGDKAADKKATKELEKLQRQAEDASKELVKDEAKLSALAADPEFAKIAAEHSDIGTAVLNETAKLHADDEENLALWHEFLPKCREDIQRIYQRLDVTFDYELGESFYHNQLGPVVNDFIEKGFAEESEGALCVFLDGFKAPMIIRKKDGAFLYATTDLATIEYRMREWKPDAILYVVDFRQGEHFDKLFAAAKKWGYADIELKHVSFGTVMGEDGKPYKTRSGDTVGLEGLLDEAVSRADKIVRENDKDGQLSEEQYADVAQRVGIGGLKYGDLSQNRETDYVFSYDKMLALNGNTATYMQYAYARVQSIFRRGEVDIAALRTSGAKIGVSSPAERALAMKVLRLPEALQDTIADYRPNQLTSYLFEELAKSYSTFFEQCPVLKAETDEQKQSRLLLCDLTARVIQQGLALLGISTVDKM; this is encoded by the coding sequence GTTGGGGAAAAATCCGCGGGAAATCGCCGCGGAGATCGTCGAGAAAATCGACCTCTCCGACATGTGCGAGCCGCTCGAAATCGCCGGGCCGGGCTTTATCAATATCAAGCTGAAGGACGCCTGGATCGAAGCGCAACTGGCCGCGGCGGTGACCGATGAGCGGATCGGCGTGCCGCTGGTCGAAGCGCCGAAGAAGTACGTCCTCGACTTCTCTTCGCCGAACGTCGCCAAACCGATGCACGTCGGGCACATCCGCTCGACCGTGATCGGCGACTCGCTCGCCAAGACGCTCCGCTTCCTGGGGCATGAAGTGATCACCGACAACCACCTGGGGGACTGGGGGACGCAGTTCGGGATGATCATTTACGGCTTCAAGCACTTCCGCAACAACGAAGCGTATCACGAAAGCCCGGTCGCCGAATTGTCGCGGCTCTATCGCGAAGTCCGGAAGATCATCGACTACATCGACGGTCAGAAGTCGCTGCCGGCTCGCAAGTCGAAGCTGATGGAAATGGCGGCCGAAATCGAAGAGCGGAAGGCGATGCCGCCGACCGGCGACAAAGCGGCCGACAAGAAGGCGACCAAAGAGCTGGAGAAGTTGCAGCGTCAAGCCGAGGATGCGAGCAAAGAGTTGGTGAAGGACGAAGCGAAGCTCAGCGCGCTCGCCGCCGATCCGGAGTTCGCCAAGATCGCCGCCGAACATTCCGACATCGGCACGGCCGTCTTGAACGAGACCGCCAAGCTGCACGCCGACGACGAAGAAAACCTCGCCCTCTGGCACGAGTTCCTGCCGAAATGCCGCGAAGACATTCAGCGGATTTATCAGCGGCTCGACGTGACGTTCGACTACGAACTGGGGGAAAGCTTCTATCACAATCAGCTCGGCCCTGTCGTCAACGACTTCATCGAAAAAGGATTCGCTGAAGAGTCGGAAGGCGCGCTCTGCGTCTTCCTAGACGGTTTCAAAGCGCCGATGATCATCCGCAAGAAGGATGGGGCGTTCCTCTACGCGACCACCGACCTGGCGACGATCGAATATCGGATGCGCGAATGGAAGCCTGACGCGATCCTCTACGTGGTCGACTTCCGCCAGGGGGAACACTTCGACAAGCTCTTCGCCGCGGCGAAGAAGTGGGGTTATGCCGACATCGAGCTGAAGCATGTCAGCTTCGGCACGGTGATGGGAGAAGATGGAAAGCCGTACAAGACGCGCTCCGGCGACACGGTCGGGCTCGAAGGCTTGCTCGACGAAGCGGTTTCCCGCGCCGACAAGATCGTCCGCGAGAACGACAAAGATGGACAGCTCAGCGAAGAGCAGTACGCCGACGTCGCGCAGCGGGTCGGGATCGGCGGTTTGAAGTATGGCGACTTGTCGCAGAATCGCGAGACCGACTATGTCTTCAGCTACGACAAGATGTTGGCGCTCAATGGGAACACGGCGACGTACATGCAGTACGCCTACGCCCGCGTGCAAAGCATCTTCCGCCGCGGCGAAGTCGATATTGCGGCGCTCCGCACCAGCGGCGCCAAGATCGGCGTTTCGTCTCCGGCCGAACGGGCGCTGGCGATGAAAGTGCTGCGGCTCCCCGAAGCGCTGCAAGATACGATCGCCGATTATCGCCCCAATCAGCTGACCAGCTACTTGTTTGAAGAGCTGGCCAAGTCGTATTCGACCTTCTTCGAGCAGTGCCCGGTGCTGAAGGCCGAGACCGACGAGCAGAAGCAGAGCCGGCTATTGCTTTGCGATTTGACCGCTCGGGTGATACAACAGGGGCTCGCGTTACTCGGGATTTCGACCGTCGACAAAATGTGA